A segment of the Streptomyces sp. NBC_01235 genome:
TTACTGCTGGCTCTCTAGCCGAGGGCCTGCGGTGGTGTCTTGGCTATGCCTGAACTGACCGGGGAGAGCGGCTTGGTGTGAGAGATCTGGGAGAGCAGACCGCCGCCGTGCACCAGCCATCGCGGTGGCAGAACGCTCGGGGGCGGGCATGGGTGAGATCGTCAAAGGGCTCGAGCGGGCGTTGCTGACCCGTCCCGTGCCTACGCGGGATGCCGCTGTGCGTTTCCTGCTCAGGGCGGAGAAGGGCTCCACGATGAACGTGGCTGTCCTCCTGGGGATCTCCCAGCGCACGGTCCAGAGGTGGGTCACCACCCGGCCGGGAATGCGCCGCCGTCCCAGTGCCGTGCATGCGGGGTTGATCGATGAGGCTGTCAGAGCACGGTGGCAGCCCCTGGTGCGCGCCCGCCGGCGGGCCCGGGCCGAGGCCGACGGGTTCGTCTTCCACACCAGGGCGCGGTTCGGATTCGCCGCTCCGGCAGGCTCGTCGGACGATCCACGAGTACGGCTGATCACCCAGTACTTATCAGGAGAAGTGGCCCGCGAGCTGTTCGCCGCCCGGGATGCCGGCGGGGGCGAGCAGCAGCAGCTGGTGATCCTCGCCCGGGCTTTGGGGCATGCCTATTTCCGGGACGGAGGCCGACGTGCTCACGGTCTCGGGATCGCCTTCACCGACGTGGAGTTCGCCGATTTCTCCATCGACTGACGTGCGCCTGGGGCCGGGTTCAGGACGAGGGCGGGATCTGGTGCCGCGTCAGCATCGCGTCATAGCACTGTGCTTCCTTGCGTTCGCGCCAATCCCACTGGATACCGCCGGTGCGCGGGCCGGCGGACGGCTGGGGCGGGCGGAGCCTGGCCGCCTCCGCTACGCGCAGCAGGTGGGCGCGGTCGTGAGGGCCGGCCAGCAGATGCTGGTCCTGGCCAGGAGCGAGCCGAGCGAAGCAGACGGCGGCCTTCAGGAAGACGCGCGCCCACGACGGCACACCGTAGGTAGCGCAGCCGTCGGTGTAGCGGGTGCGGTCGTGCAGGGCCAGGGTGGCTGCGGTGTCGTCGTAGTCGCCTGGGCGGGCGG
Coding sequences within it:
- the tpg gene encoding telomere-protecting terminal protein Tpg: MGEIVKGLERALLTRPVPTRDAAVRFLLRAEKGSTMNVAVLLGISQRTVQRWVTTRPGMRRRPSAVHAGLIDEAVRARWQPLVRARRRARAEADGFVFHTRARFGFAAPAGSSDDPRVRLITQYLSGEVARELFAARDAGGGEQQQLVILARALGHAYFRDGGRRAHGLGIAFTDVEFADFSID